The Lycium barbarum isolate Lr01 chromosome 9, ASM1917538v2, whole genome shotgun sequence genome has a segment encoding these proteins:
- the LOC132610196 gene encoding uncharacterized protein LOC132610196, which yields MKMLTMLMVAAILFCSHQQGVVAREVAVTVDDDGNEVEILPCWIVHWPWCPSPPPPPKPTCSASDQDQVKKCMFNVTSIDACCPTFRSILGTSCPCYKYAEDLDNQVLITLEAYCDVDSPCRNTQVIKLSKEE from the exons ATGAAGATGCTCACGATGTTAATGGTGGCTGCAATTTTATTTTGCAGCCATCAACAAGGGGTTGTAGCGAGAGAAGTTGCTGTGACTGTGGACGATGACGGTAACGAGGTAGAAATACTTCCATGTTGGATTGTCCACTGGCCATGGTGCCCGTCCCCGCCCCCACCCCCTAAACCGACTTGCTCGGCAAGTGACCAAGATCAGGTGAAGAAGTGCATGTTCAATGTAACTTCAATTGACGCATGCTGCCCAACATTCAGGAGCATACTCGGTACCAGTTGCCCTTGCTATAAGTATGCTGAGGATTTAGATAATCAAGTCTTGATCACTCTTGAAGCTTATTGTGATGTCGATAGCCCTTGTAGGAACACGCAA GTGATTAAGCTATCCAAGGAGGAGTAA